One Molothrus ater isolate BHLD 08-10-18 breed brown headed cowbird chromosome 14, BPBGC_Mater_1.1, whole genome shotgun sequence DNA segment encodes these proteins:
- the LAMP2 gene encoding lysosome-associated membrane glycoprotein 2 isoform X1, translated as MTASEVFVAPARPGRSPCPGVPAAAGSSSTATAMGPRRSAASSSRGRLLLPLLLLGVSGFFQSYAVEVDIKDASNATCLYANWMMSFLITYESNNGDYKNTTLNLSPNATHNGSVCGNDTQAALLAVQFGEGHSWSINITKTNETYQGDFITLTYNTNDTAVFPDAKRKGPVTVLMKDPAGPVQLNTVFVCHNYFVIEAENIKQIFWNVTVQAFVQNGTVSKKETRCPADRPTSAPTVPPTIANVTTAPTVPPTIANVTTAPTTTASPAPTPPKPVENPDTGNYSLKSGNKTCFLATVGLQLNVSQDKPLLININPKTTVADGACGNTTATLKLNDGNSTLIGFTFAVKNASASVQKFYLREVNVTLLNRLNGSVISSADNNNLSKWDAFLGSSYMCRKEQTLQINENVQVHTFNLWIQPFLVEANKFATAEECIADSDLNFLIPIAVGVALGFLIILVFISYIIGRRKSRTGYQSV; from the exons ATGACCGCTAGCGAGGTTTTTGTCGCGCCCGCTCGCCCCGGCCGCTCGCCGTGCCCCGGtgtccccgccgccgccggcagcagcagcaccgcCACCGCCATGGGCCCGcgccgctccgccgcctcctcctcccgcGGCCGCCTCCtcctgccgctgctgctgctcggcGTCTCTG GTTTTTTCCAGTCCTATGCAGTTGAAGTAGATATAAAGGATGCTTCTAATGCTACATGCCTGTATGCAAATTGGATGATGAGTTTCTTGATAACATATGAATCAAACAATGGTGATTAT aaaaaCACAACCCTGAATTTGTCACCCAATGCGACACACAATGGAAGCGTCTGTGGCAATGACACACAGGCTGCCCTTCTGGCAGTGCAGTTTGGAGAAGGTCATTCTTGGAGCATTAACATCACAAAAACCAATGAAACTTACCAGGGAGACTTCATCACACTGACCTACAACACCAATGACACAGCTGTGTTTCCTGATGCTAAGAGAAAAG GACCAGTTACTGTTCTTATGAAGGATCCTGCAGGTCCAGTTCAGCTGAATACTGTCTTCGTGTGTCACAATTACTTTGTTATTGAAgcagaaaatataaaacagattttctggAATGTTACTGTGCAGGCTTTTGTTCAGAATGGCACAGTCAGTAAAAAAG aGACTAGATGTCCTGCTGATAGACCTACTTCTGCACCTACTGTTCCACCTACTATTGCCAATGTAACTACTGCACCTACTGTTCCACCTACTATTGCCAATGTAACTACTGCACCTACCACTACTGCGTCTCCTGCTCCAACTCCTCCCAAGCCTGTAGAGAATCCAGACACAGGAAACTATTCTCTTAAAAGTGGAAATAAAACGTGTTTCCTGGCAACTGTGGGGCTGCAACTGAATGTTTCCCAAGACAAG CCTCTTCTGATCAACATCAATCCAAAGACAACTGTCGCAGATGGTGCCTGTGGTAACACAACAGCCACTCTGAAATTGAATGATGGAAATAGCACACTGATTGGTTTCACATTTGCTGTT AAAAATGCGAGTGCAAGTGTACAGAAATTTTATCTGAGGGAGGTGAATGTTACTCTGCTCAACCGTCTGAATGGTTCTG TCATTTCAAGTGCAGATAACAACAACTTAAGCAAGTGGGATGCTTTCCTTGGTAGCTCTTACATGTGCCGAAAAGAGCAGACCCTTCAGATTAATGAAAATGTTCAAGTACATACTTTTAATCTATGGATTCAGCCATTCCTTGTGGAGGCAAATAAGTTTGCTACAG CTGAAGAATGCATTGCTGATTCTGACCTGAACTTTCTTATTCCCATCGCAGTGGGCGTGGCGCTTGGATTCCTTATCATTCTTGTCTTTATCTCTTACATcattggaagaagaaaaagtcGTACTGGCTATCAGTCTGTATAA
- the LAMP2 gene encoding lysosome-associated membrane glycoprotein 2 isoform X2, with amino-acid sequence MGPRRSAASSSRGRLLLPLLLLGVSGFFQSYAVEVDIKDASNATCLYANWMMSFLITYESNNGDYKNTTLNLSPNATHNGSVCGNDTQAALLAVQFGEGHSWSINITKTNETYQGDFITLTYNTNDTAVFPDAKRKGPVTVLMKDPAGPVQLNTVFVCHNYFVIEAENIKQIFWNVTVQAFVQNGTVSKKETRCPADRPTSAPTVPPTIANVTTAPTVPPTIANVTTAPTTTASPAPTPPKPVENPDTGNYSLKSGNKTCFLATVGLQLNVSQDKPLLININPKTTVADGACGNTTATLKLNDGNSTLIGFTFAVKNASASVQKFYLREVNVTLLNRLNGSVISSADNNNLSKWDAFLGSSYMCRKEQTLQINENVQVHTFNLWIQPFLVEANKFATAQECSLDDDSILIPIVVGAALAVLIAIIVVAYIIGRRKSYAGYQTL; translated from the exons ATGGGCCCGcgccgctccgccgcctcctcctcccgcGGCCGCCTCCtcctgccgctgctgctgctcggcGTCTCTG GTTTTTTCCAGTCCTATGCAGTTGAAGTAGATATAAAGGATGCTTCTAATGCTACATGCCTGTATGCAAATTGGATGATGAGTTTCTTGATAACATATGAATCAAACAATGGTGATTAT aaaaaCACAACCCTGAATTTGTCACCCAATGCGACACACAATGGAAGCGTCTGTGGCAATGACACACAGGCTGCCCTTCTGGCAGTGCAGTTTGGAGAAGGTCATTCTTGGAGCATTAACATCACAAAAACCAATGAAACTTACCAGGGAGACTTCATCACACTGACCTACAACACCAATGACACAGCTGTGTTTCCTGATGCTAAGAGAAAAG GACCAGTTACTGTTCTTATGAAGGATCCTGCAGGTCCAGTTCAGCTGAATACTGTCTTCGTGTGTCACAATTACTTTGTTATTGAAgcagaaaatataaaacagattttctggAATGTTACTGTGCAGGCTTTTGTTCAGAATGGCACAGTCAGTAAAAAAG aGACTAGATGTCCTGCTGATAGACCTACTTCTGCACCTACTGTTCCACCTACTATTGCCAATGTAACTACTGCACCTACTGTTCCACCTACTATTGCCAATGTAACTACTGCACCTACCACTACTGCGTCTCCTGCTCCAACTCCTCCCAAGCCTGTAGAGAATCCAGACACAGGAAACTATTCTCTTAAAAGTGGAAATAAAACGTGTTTCCTGGCAACTGTGGGGCTGCAACTGAATGTTTCCCAAGACAAG CCTCTTCTGATCAACATCAATCCAAAGACAACTGTCGCAGATGGTGCCTGTGGTAACACAACAGCCACTCTGAAATTGAATGATGGAAATAGCACACTGATTGGTTTCACATTTGCTGTT AAAAATGCGAGTGCAAGTGTACAGAAATTTTATCTGAGGGAGGTGAATGTTACTCTGCTCAACCGTCTGAATGGTTCTG TCATTTCAAGTGCAGATAACAACAACTTAAGCAAGTGGGATGCTTTCCTTGGTAGCTCTTACATGTGCCGAAAAGAGCAGACCCTTCAGATTAATGAAAATGTTCAAGTACATACTTTTAATCTATGGATTCAGCCATTCCTTGTGGAGGCAAATAAGTTTG CTACAGCCCAGGAGTGTTCGCTGGATGATGACAGCATTCTAATCCCAATTGTAGTTGGTGCTGCACTTGCTGTCTTGATTGCCATTATAGTGGTTGCTTACATAAttggcagaagaaaaagctATGCTGGATATCAAACTTTGTGA